Proteins encoded within one genomic window of Geotalea daltonii FRC-32:
- a CDS encoding radical SAM protein — protein sequence MSWKIIEKHRKILACEDGIPIKKSVAGLRFCLVYPNRYHAAMSNLGFQAVHSILNGYPDVLCERAFLPDREDLDEYAKSGTRLLSLESQRPVAEFDIIAFSVSFESDYLNLPVIFKLAGLPSCAAERDSSMPLVMAGGAALFLNPEPVADFMDFICVGEAETLLPALLRVLTVDEQIVRRELLARCAVVPGVYVPSFYQITYAGAGIASRINLDPAPPAVQRLWDGDRNGAPTVSTILTENTEFSDMYLVEVARGCPRGCRFCAAGFIYLPYRQRNMESVMEEVRKGLQKKKKIGLVGAAVSDFKGVGELSRFIVQQGGKVSVASLRIDCLDEQLVDSLKESGHKTVALAPEGGSQRLRDLIKKNIDEEQILTACDLLIGKDLLNLKLYFIIGLPTETMVDLDEMIALVTKVRDRVIDAARKNKRLGEVLLSVNPFIPKPFTPFQWCGMEDLKSLEKKARYLQKGLSGLSNVRMQMEGLKDAYLQALLSRGDRRLAPLILLAGEKGWKKAARELNVDTDSWVRRDISLDEVLPWDFIDSGDREKLVSEYRKAFSA from the coding sequence ATGTCCTGGAAGATCATCGAGAAACACCGTAAAATCCTTGCCTGCGAGGATGGGATACCAATAAAGAAGTCGGTGGCCGGCCTCAGGTTCTGCCTGGTTTATCCCAACCGCTACCATGCCGCCATGAGCAATCTGGGCTTTCAGGCGGTCCATTCCATTCTCAATGGTTACCCTGATGTCCTCTGCGAACGGGCCTTTCTTCCGGACCGGGAGGATCTGGACGAGTATGCGAAATCGGGTACCCGCCTCCTTTCCCTGGAATCCCAGCGGCCGGTAGCCGAGTTCGATATCATTGCATTCTCTGTCTCCTTCGAAAGCGATTACCTGAACCTGCCCGTCATTTTCAAGCTTGCAGGCCTGCCTTCCTGTGCCGCGGAGCGTGATTCCTCCATGCCTCTAGTCATGGCCGGCGGTGCGGCTCTTTTTCTCAATCCTGAGCCAGTTGCGGATTTTATGGATTTCATTTGCGTCGGTGAGGCTGAAACCCTTCTGCCTGCCCTGCTACGGGTCCTGACCGTGGACGAGCAGATCGTCCGACGGGAACTTTTGGCGCGTTGTGCCGTGGTGCCGGGAGTCTATGTCCCCTCCTTTTACCAGATCACCTATGCCGGTGCAGGCATCGCTTCGCGCATTAATCTTGATCCCGCCCCGCCGGCGGTCCAACGGCTTTGGGACGGGGACCGTAATGGGGCACCTACTGTCTCGACTATCCTCACCGAAAATACGGAATTTTCCGATATGTACCTGGTTGAGGTCGCCCGCGGCTGCCCGCGTGGCTGCCGGTTCTGCGCCGCCGGCTTCATCTATCTTCCCTATCGCCAGAGGAACATGGAATCGGTTATGGAAGAGGTGAGGAAAGGGCTGCAGAAAAAGAAAAAAATAGGGCTGGTGGGCGCGGCCGTTTCCGACTTCAAGGGGGTCGGCGAGCTGTCACGATTCATCGTCCAACAGGGCGGGAAAGTATCTGTTGCTTCCCTGCGTATCGACTGTCTTGACGAACAGCTGGTGGATTCCCTAAAGGAGAGCGGCCACAAGACGGTGGCGCTGGCCCCGGAAGGGGGATCACAGCGCCTGCGGGACCTGATCAAAAAGAATATCGACGAAGAGCAGATATTGACTGCCTGCGACCTGCTCATCGGCAAGGACCTGCTCAACCTGAAACTGTACTTCATCATCGGCCTTCCCACGGAAACCATGGTCGATCTGGATGAGATGATCGCCCTTGTGACCAAGGTGCGTGACAGGGTCATTGACGCGGCACGTAAAAACAAAAGGCTGGGTGAGGTGCTGCTTTCGGTTAATCCATTCATCCCGAAACCCTTTACCCCCTTCCAGTGGTGCGGCATGGAAGACCTGAAGAGCCTTGAGAAAAAGGCCAGATACCTGCAAAAGGGCCTCTCTGGTCTGTCAAACGTGAGGATGCAGATGGAGGGATTGAAGGATGCCTATCTGCAGGCACTGCTGTCCCGGGGAGACCGCCGTCTGGCGCCACTCATCCTGCTGGCCGGCGAAAAAGGCTGGAAAAAGGCCGCCCGTGAATTGAATGTTGACACCGATTCCTGGGTCAGGCGAGACATTTCCCTCGACGAGGTCTTACCCTGGGATTTCATTGACAGTGGCGACAGGGAAAAGTTGGTGAGTGAATACCGGAAGGCGTTTTCTGCTTGA
- a CDS encoding porin family protein — translation MRKSLLITAIALVAMLTGSNAMAENLRGKFGITGRLGAIFPAESERNHQDGKLVVETDPGFVGGGGLFYGVDDHVALELNVDHSLFHTKGWSDKSRRASMNDVSMGAQYRFNDRNDVVPYLGGGLDVLIPDLDDLQVDTVLGLHLTAGVDFFVSRNLAFTAELKGLGAFDADVNRLGTKVGDYDPSNISTTVGLRLFFN, via the coding sequence ATGAGAAAGAGTTTGTTGATCACGGCCATTGCACTGGTGGCCATGCTGACAGGCAGCAACGCCATGGCGGAAAACCTGCGCGGAAAGTTCGGTATTACCGGGAGATTGGGGGCCATTTTCCCGGCAGAGAGCGAGAGGAACCATCAGGATGGAAAGCTGGTCGTCGAGACTGATCCCGGCTTCGTGGGGGGCGGCGGGCTGTTCTACGGTGTTGACGACCATGTGGCACTGGAGCTGAATGTGGACCATTCCCTGTTCCACACCAAGGGCTGGTCGGACAAGAGCCGCCGGGCCAGCATGAATGATGTTTCCATGGGTGCCCAGTACCGTTTCAACGACAGAAATGATGTGGTTCCATACCTGGGGGGAGGGTTGGACGTCTTGATTCCGGACCTTGACGACCTGCAGGTGGATACGGTGCTGGGGTTACATCTGACCGCCGGTGTCGATTTCTTCGTCAGCAGGAATCTCGCCTTTACCGCCGAATTGAAAGGACTCGGCGCCTTTGACGCTGATGTAAACCGGTTGGGAACCAAGGTGGGGGACTACGATCCTTCCAATATCTCCACCACTGTCGGTTTGCGCCTGTTCTTCAACTGA